GGGGAGCAGATCGCTGCCGCCGCTCTTGGTTAGCTGCACCCGCGAGAGCATTTTACGGATCATGATCTCAAAGTGCTTATCGGCAATGTTCACACCCTGATTGCGGTAGACATCTTGCACCTCGGAGAGCAGGTACAACTCACAGGCAGCCGACCCTTGAATACGCAAGATGCGGTGGGGGTTTTTCGACCCCTCAGTGATCGGATCACCCGCTTTAAGCTGTGCGCCATCAAAGGCTTTTGCCGTCAGACGGGCGCTAGAGGGGATTTCGTAAGAAACTTCCTCACGCCGTTCATAGCGGATGTACAGCGTATGCCCTTCGATGTGGGTTATGCCGGTCATCTTGGCGACAAGGGAGCCAACAACATTCCCCTCGTTATCGATCTGGTGGGCGAGGACTTGCCCCTCCTTGATCTCTTGCTCATCTTCTACCACCAGTTCCCAATCGATAGGAATATGGTGTTCCTCGTTGAACATCTCGCTGTTGATGACGATTGCCTTACGGACGCCATCTTCCTTGACGATGCGCAGCACGCCGTCAATATCGGTCATGACGGCTTCGCCCTTCGGCTTCTTCCGCGCCTCAAAGAGTTCCTCAACGCGGGGGAGACCGCTGGTGATGTCACCGGAGGCTTGCGCCGTCCCGCCTGTGTGGAAGGTGCGGAGCGTCAATTGCGTTCCCGGCTCGCCAATGGATTGGGCCGCGACGATGCCGACGGCTGAGCCAATTTCGACCAGTTCGCCGCGTCCCATATCCCGCCCATAGCAGTGCGCACAAATCCCATGAATCAGGGCGCAGGTCAGCGGGCTGCGGACATCAATTTCTTCGAGACCGGAGGCGGCAAGCTCATCGGCTTTGTCTTCATCGATCATCCCGTTGCGTTCGATGATCAACTCGCCGGTCTCTGGATGGTAGTGGCTCTTTGCCGCACAGCGTCCCATGATCCGCTCTTGGAGGGATTGCCCGGCGACATTTTCGGATTTATGGATGGTTAGACATTGATCCGTTCCGCAGTCGAGGCGGTTGACGATCACATCTTGCGCCACATCGACCAAGCGGCGAGTCAGGTAGCCAGCGTCAGCAGTACGCAGGGCTGTATCTGCCAAGCCCTTCCGCGCCCCGTGTGTGGAGATGAAGTATTCCAACGCCGTCAGCCCCATACGGAAGTGGCTGCGGATGGGGAGTTCGATGATACGCCCGGAGGGGTCTGCCATGAGACCGCGCATCCCCGCCAACTGCGTAATCGGACCAAAGCCACCTTTTGTTGACCCCGAAATTGCCATGATCGCCACCGGACCAAAGGGATCAATCGTGTCTTTGATGATGTCACCCAGTTTGTCACGGGCGACGTTCCATGTATTGACAGCCTTTTGGTAGCGTTCTTCGTCGGTCATCAGACCGCGCTTGTAGTCCCGATCTGCATATTCAATGTCGGCGTTGGCGCTGCTGATGATCTCGTCGCGCTCTACCGGAATGGTAATGTCTGAGACGGCAATGGTCGTCCCAGAGATGGTGGCATAGTGGAAGCCAATGTCTTTGATGGCGTCTACTACATCGGTGGTCACGTCGGAACCGAATTTCTGGTAGCACCTCGCTACGAGTGTTTGCAGCTGCTTTTTGCCCATCGTATCTTGGACAAAGCGCAGTTCGTCAGGCAAAATTCGGTTAAAAATTGCCCGCCCAATAGTTGTGATTTCTGGCTTTGGCTGGGCTAACCCCTTGTCATAGTAGTTGCCAAGTAGGATTGGCGTGTGCAGACCAACCACCCCCAAGCCATAGAGGTATTCCGCCTCATCCATATCGGCAACCATCTGCCGCTCATGGAGATTGGCGATGTCTAACTTGGCATAGGTGGGGTCTTTCGCCTGCATCTTTTGGAAGTCGTAGGCATTAAAGACGGCAACATCGATCTTGCCTTCCAACAAGGCATTCAGCAGGTTGACCTCGCCAGAGATCGGCTTGCCGGCTTTTTTGCCCGGTTCAGGGGGGGGCGGCGCACTGGGTCTGAAGATGATGATCTCGTTGCCCAGATCAAGCTCATAGCGTTCCACCCACCGATGCCCAGAGGTGTTGTAGGCAGCGCCAACTTTATAGCCCTTCCCACGAACATCGGCAAGGTGGCGGAAGGGTTTCGTTTTCCCTTTCAAGGCGATCAAGTCGGCAGTGGGGTCCATCGTCAGGTAATACGCGCCCAGTACCATATCCTTTGAAGGACCAACGACGGGCTGACCGTCGGCGGGCTTCAACAGGTTTTTCGTGCTGAGCATGAGACGACGGGCTTCTTCAACCGCCTTTGTCGAAAGCGGCACATGGACAGCCATTTGGTCACCATCGAAGTCAGCATTGAACGCCGAGCAGACGAGGGGGTGAATTTGGATCGCCTTGCCCTCAACAAGCTGCGGCTCAAACGCCTGAATGCCGAGGCGATGGAGCGTGGGGGCGCGGTTGAGCAGCACTGGACGCTCTTTGATCACTTCCTCAAGAACTTCCCATACTTCGGGGCGTTCCTTTTCGATCAGGCGGCGGGCACCCTTCACATTGCTGATATAGCCATACTTGACGAGTTTGCTGATCACAAAGGGGCGATACAGTTCAAGTGCCATCGTCTTGGGCAAGCCACATTGGTGGAGCTTCAGCTTGGGACCAATGACGATCACCGAACGCCCAGAGTAATCGACACGCTTTCCGAGCAGGTTGCGGCGGAAACGCCCCTTCTTGCCTTTCAGCATATCTGAGAGCGATTTCAGTTCGCGGCGTCCGCGACGGCTGAGCGCCTTCCCGCGCTGGCTGTTATCGACCAAGCTATCGACGGCTTCTTGCAACATGCGTTTTTCGTTGCGAACAATGACATCCGGGGCGCCGAGTTCCATGAGCCGTTTCAGACGGTTGTTGCGGTTGATCACACGGCGGTAGAGATCGTTCAGATCGCTGGTGGCAAAGCGCCCCCCATCCAACTGCACCATTGGGCGCAGATCGGGCGGGATGACCGGCAGGATGGTCATGATCATCCATTCGGGGCGATTCCGGCTCTTACGCAAACTTTCCACCACGCGCAGGCGCTTTGTCGCCTTCTTTTTGCGCTGCTTCGATTTTGAGGAACGTACATCGTCCCACAATTCAACAGCGAGTTTCTCAAGGTTCATGTTCTTCAAGATTTCATGGAACGCCTCAGCGCCCATATCCGCCTTGAACACATTCCCATATTTCGCCTTCAGTTCGCGGTAACGCCCATCGGTGAGGAAGGTGAGAACTTGGAAATTGGCGAGTTCTTGCCGTGCCTCAATTGCCAACCCACGCGCCCGCGTCATTTTTGTGTTCGTCTGCCCTTGCAGCGCCTCAATCTGGCTGGCGGCTTCGGCAGAGCGTTCATCGGCAACAACATCAAGCTGCGCCATCTCTTGTTGGCGGCGTTCCTCAATCTCGACTTGGATTTCGCTGAGGCGGGCAGAGACGACGCGCTGAATACGGCTGAGGACTTCGTTGGTAATCACCTCGCCAGAATCAACGACAAGCTCGCTGGCACTCTCAAAGAGAATCGGGTCAGAAAGCGTCTGCCCGCGCATGTTCTCCACACGGCGCTGGAGAAGTTGGGCTTCTTTCATCACATCTTCGATGAGGCTGTTCTGCTCATCGTTGAAACGTTCGTTAATGGCGTCAATCTGCCCTTGAATCTCGCCAAGTCGCTCGTCGCGGTTGGTTTTGATCGCCTCGATTTGCCCGCCGATGTTGGCGTTTGCCTCTGTCTCTTGGCGGGAAAGTTCCTCGTCAATGCGCTTGAGGGCGCGGCCGCGGGCTTCCTCATCAATGTAGGTGATCACATATTGGGCAAAATACAAGACGCGATCCAAGTTGCGGCGGCTGACATCCAGCAGCAGCCCCATATAGCTAGGGACGCGGCGCGTGTACCAGACATGGGCAACGGGGGCGGCAAGTTTGATATGCCCCATGCGCTCACGGCGGACGGCAGCACGGGTCACTTCGACACCGCACTTATCACAGATCACGCCTTTATAGCGGACATTCTTATACTTGCCGCAGTAACACTGCCAGTCTTTCGTCGGACCAAAAATCGCCTCGCAAAAGAGACCGTCTTTTTCGGGGCGCAGCCGTCGGTAGTTGATCGTCTCTGGCTTCAGCACTTCACCATAAGACCATGATTGAATGGTTTCTGGTGAAGCCAAACTGATGCGCAGTGCGCTAAAATCTTTCGCCTCCAACGTGGCTTCCTCCTTGCGCTCGACGGATACGGGTATAGGTTAGTGGCTCGGACATTTCTCTATTTGCAACCGGAAACGCCCAACGGATTCACCGCTGGGGTGGTGACGCTTAACTGAAAAAGCGGTGTGCATGGGCATATGAAATGCAAAAACAGCACATGGAGTCTAGTTTTCCAGCGCCCTCAGTGTGGAGATGATAAGCGTATTCCGCCGTTTGCATCGTAACCACAAGATGATATTCACTTTTCTCGAAATGTCAAGCCTGAGGATTGAAAGAAGTCTGTACTTGTGAAAGGCTAGCACGCCCTTCACAATGGACTTTCACAGTTACGTTTGTCCAAACGACTCCCCCCCGAATATGTGGCAATCCGGCGCAACCTGATCTACACTGTCCAGTAGGTTGCCAAGCGCTTTATACGCACGGAGCGTACTTCATGCCCCGGATCATTTATCAATCCCTCAGCAGTGTTAACGAGATGCGCCTTACAGCGTTGATCACCAAACCTGAATGGACACACTACCGGGCAGCGTTAAACCTCCCACTTGTCGTTCAAGCTGAACCCACGACGGGTGGTAGCGCCTACCTTGATTATCTAGCTGCGAATTTGCCCTCGGCGGTGGCGGTCATTTACGCGCTTGGTGAGGGGACTATGCTCGATATTGGGCGCGAGGTTGCCCACCGGAGCGGAAAGCCGCTCGTTCTCGTCCCAACGATGATTAACGATGATCGTGTGCTAAGAGCCGGCGAGGGCGACACGGTGATTCTTGATCTGGAGGTGATCAGCGCAGCGCCTAGCGATCAACGCGGAGCGGGTATTGTCGATGTTTTGTCTATCGTCACTGCTCTGATGGATTGGGGCTATGCGGCACAGAAAAATCAGCTTCCGCCAACGCAGCCATTTTCGGCATGGGGGGCGGGTATTGCCGCCGGGATTGTCCAGCAGGCGCTTAAGTTAGCGCCTGGGATTGGCAAAGGTGAGGTAGACAGTCTCAAGGGATTAATCACGCTCCTTGCCCTAACAGCGACACTGGATAACCACTTGGGACATCGGCGGGCATCGCAAGGGGCTGAACACCTTTTGGCAGATCTGCTCAGCAAGCAGCCGTCATCAGAAGGGCTACCCTATGCTGAACGGTTGGCGGCGGGTATCTTAATCACTTCGGCGCTGCATAACCGTGATGTTGCCCCCCTAAAAGGGGCGTTGGAAGCAGCCGGTGTTCGTTCTAGCGCTGTGAAAAAAGCCGAGGCATTAGCCGCCCTTTGGGATGCCCCCAGTGCCGTTAGAACGCTGAACGCCCCCCCCACAATTTTGAACGATCTCGAGGCAAACCCGGAAAAATTGGCTGAAACGCTGGCAAAAAGCACATTAAGCATCTGACAAGTGTCTGATAAATGGTGTCCTAAGCGGCTGAGATAGGGAATCCCATGCCCATCCCTGTACCGAATATTTGGCAGTTACAAACACGCGGTGATGTGGACGCGCTGAGCGAGGCACTTCGCCACCCCGACTCTGGCACACGGCGAGGGGCGGCAGCGG
This genomic interval from Anaerolineales bacterium contains the following:
- a CDS encoding iron-containing alcohol dehydrogenase, encoding MPRIIYQSLSSVNEMRLTALITKPEWTHYRAALNLPLVVQAEPTTGGSAYLDYLAANLPSAVAVIYALGEGTMLDIGREVAHRSGKPLVLVPTMINDDRVLRAGEGDTVILDLEVISAAPSDQRGAGIVDVLSIVTALMDWGYAAQKNQLPPTQPFSAWGAGIAAGIVQQALKLAPGIGKGEVDSLKGLITLLALTATLDNHLGHRRASQGAEHLLADLLSKQPSSEGLPYAERLAAGILITSALHNRDVAPLKGALEAAGVRSSAVKKAEALAALWDAPSAVRTLNAPPTILNDLEANPEKLAETLAKSTLSI
- a CDS encoding DNA-directed RNA polymerase subunit beta'; protein product: MEAKDFSALRISLASPETIQSWSYGEVLKPETINYRRLRPEKDGLFCEAIFGPTKDWQCYCGKYKNVRYKGVICDKCGVEVTRAAVRRERMGHIKLAAPVAHVWYTRRVPSYMGLLLDVSRRNLDRVLYFAQYVITYIDEEARGRALKRIDEELSRQETEANANIGGQIEAIKTNRDERLGEIQGQIDAINERFNDEQNSLIEDVMKEAQLLQRRVENMRGQTLSDPILFESASELVVDSGEVITNEVLSRIQRVVSARLSEIQVEIEERRQQEMAQLDVVADERSAEAASQIEALQGQTNTKMTRARGLAIEARQELANFQVLTFLTDGRYRELKAKYGNVFKADMGAEAFHEILKNMNLEKLAVELWDDVRSSKSKQRKKKATKRLRVVESLRKSRNRPEWMIMTILPVIPPDLRPMVQLDGGRFATSDLNDLYRRVINRNNRLKRLMELGAPDVIVRNEKRMLQEAVDSLVDNSQRGKALSRRGRRELKSLSDMLKGKKGRFRRNLLGKRVDYSGRSVIVIGPKLKLHQCGLPKTMALELYRPFVISKLVKYGYISNVKGARRLIEKERPEVWEVLEEVIKERPVLLNRAPTLHRLGIQAFEPQLVEGKAIQIHPLVCSAFNADFDGDQMAVHVPLSTKAVEEARRLMLSTKNLLKPADGQPVVGPSKDMVLGAYYLTMDPTADLIALKGKTKPFRHLADVRGKGYKVGAAYNTSGHRWVERYELDLGNEIIIFRPSAPPPPEPGKKAGKPISGEVNLLNALLEGKIDVAVFNAYDFQKMQAKDPTYAKLDIANLHERQMVADMDEAEYLYGLGVVGLHTPILLGNYYDKGLAQPKPEITTIGRAIFNRILPDELRFVQDTMGKKQLQTLVARCYQKFGSDVTTDVVDAIKDIGFHYATISGTTIAVSDITIPVERDEIISSANADIEYADRDYKRGLMTDEERYQKAVNTWNVARDKLGDIIKDTIDPFGPVAIMAISGSTKGGFGPITQLAGMRGLMADPSGRIIELPIRSHFRMGLTALEYFISTHGARKGLADTALRTADAGYLTRRLVDVAQDVIVNRLDCGTDQCLTIHKSENVAGQSLQERIMGRCAAKSHYHPETGELIIERNGMIDEDKADELAASGLEEIDVRSPLTCALIHGICAHCYGRDMGRGELVEIGSAVGIVAAQSIGEPGTQLTLRTFHTGGTAQASGDITSGLPRVEELFEARKKPKGEAVMTDIDGVLRIVKEDGVRKAIVINSEMFNEEHHIPIDWELVVEDEQEIKEGQVLAHQIDNEGNVVGSLVAKMTGITHIEGHTLYIRYERREEVSYEIPSSARLTAKAFDGAQLKAGDPITEGSKNPHRILRIQGSAACELYLLSEVQDVYRNQGVNIADKHFEIMIRKMLSRVQLTKSGGSDLLPGELIDRLILLETNDKLINEGKEPAAGVPVLLGITKCALSTDSFLSASSFQHTIKVLAGAAIEGKEDRLYGLKENVIIGKLIPAGTGFHTYQDRERIAPNATLESQGALDKDAEIDLDLISDSPGLDDGEMGS